The Triticum aestivum cultivar Chinese Spring chromosome 5A, IWGSC CS RefSeq v2.1, whole genome shotgun sequence genomic sequence ACGCCGCCGACATGGCTGGCGCCATCTTCATGTCCAACAGCGAAACGAGGGATCACTGCTTCAACACCGGCGTCTTCGGGCTACCGCCAGAGTATGGGCCCTTTGTGGCCAATGTCAAGCAGGGGATGCCCCTGTTCCTCTTTGACTACACCTTCCGTAAGCTTTATGGCGTCTTTGAGGCCGCCTCCGATGGAAGCATGGATATTAGCAGGACCACATTCCGATCCACTGGCCGCACGTACCCCGCACAGGTAATTCGCTCTTGCCATGACCCTCTTGATTGTTGATCAATCATAATCATTATGGTTCTGTTATGTATACTTTCCCCGTTCTATTGCTACCGCGGGTCTTATGCAATTGATCGGATCATATATATATCCCTTCAACACAACATAGGTCATCGAAAAGATCTCGGACGACTCACCAAAGCACGAAAGCCAGTTAGAAAATGGATTCCTATTTGAAGAGTGCCTAACCGCATGGATAAGCTCACATTAACCCGTCAATTTTGGATCCAATTCGGGATTTTTCTTGGGAAGTTTCGGGAAGAAATTGGAATGTACACCCTTGGGCTTAGGAAACACTAGTAGCTAGTGATTGAATCATATCTGAAGTGTGAAATGCAATGACCCTTCTTTGCGTATTAATCCAGCATAATATgctactatcaaacccttgggctTAGAGAACCCCAACAAGTAGTGATTGAATGATCTATGAACTGCAATTGCCAGTGCTATGTTTCTTGACTGTTAATAATCATAATATGGTTCTGTTATGTTACACCATTGGGTTCAGAGAACTCGAGAAAGTATTAGTTGAATGATCTGTAAATTGCAATTGTCATTTTTTTGGTTCATATAAAGATTCTAAAGGCTCATTTACAACTGTATTTAAGAGTTGGTGGGGTTATGTATTCTGACGTACTGCTGAAAATCAGTATTCATCTACTAGTAGCCACTTATAATGGGGAACATCGCGTAAAATGTTATGTTGAACTGTCTAAGATTTAGTTGCCGGGAGCTGTTGCTTTCCTTGTATTGCTGACTGCCACTTACTGATTAGCGATAATAACTCTTCATTTGGTTTTGAGCTGTTGTTTCCCCTAGGTTTGCTTCAATATTGTTTGGAAGTGCAGACCGCTCACTGAAGATGAGTTTTTTCCTGCAATAGAAGAGAACTACTATATCTCAAAAAAGTTCTACTTCGACCTTTCCTATCAGCAGGTTTGCTAAGAAAAAACTTAATACTTTGAGTTTGTGAACCTTACGTTTGCAAGGTTATTATATAATTTGGTGTTTTTTTCCATTTGCAGGTCGTCCAGCTATATGGCTTATTTGACAAAAAGAGGGTAGAGCACCCTATTTGCAATTATTCAACAAGTGCTAATCTGGAAAAGGAGCATTCAAGCAGAAGGAGACCAGATAAAAGGAGCTTGTCTCCCAATAGTCCTCCTTTTTCTGCTGATCGTTCCCACACTTTGATACCCTCGAGTACCCCAAAGATCTCAACTGTCGAAACAAACTGCTCTGCTTCTACAAGCATGCATCTAATTGCACCACCTACTTTTGAGACACAGCCAAATGTGTCAATGCCCTTGGTAACCAAAGCTTTTGGAGCCCAGACCGCTCCCATCTACGGCAACCAGATAAAATTACCTTATCATAGTCAACAACATCTCCCAGATGTTTCAGCAATAGATGGCACTTCAACTCAGGTGTCTGCTCCTTGCTCTCAGGCAGCTAAATACCACCAAGATCAGTTTGTGGCAAATCAGTCGTACCCATCATCTGATGATTATCCGCACAATAGCTTGTCTTCTGGGTGCATGACACAAGGCCCAACTGATGGAGTTAGGTTGTCAGTAAAGCAGTCATATGGAGGCAGTAGCTTGTCATGTTCTCGGTATTTAACTCAGGTTCCAACTGGTGATGAAAGAAGCTATTTGACCTCAACTCCATATTTCCCATCATACCATGATTCATCTCTGGAAAGTCCGCAACACAATGCTCACTGGAAGGATGATTACGACATTAACTGCGACCAATGCAGAGAGATGTATGCATCTGAGCGTCTGCATTTAAACAGACGAAAATCTGTTACACCTCCAGAATCAACTCAGCTAGGTATTCCGGCTTACCCTGAAGCTCCTAAAGTATCAGCGATCAttcaacataaagaaagctttacTGGCTACATCCCAATCCATGATCGCCCTGAGGACTTGGAAAAAGAACAACAGAGGCGTGATTTTAATCGTGATGGTTCAGCCTCATCAGGTTCTGGACATGAAACATTAGCCTACATTTCAGATCGACCATATACTGATCATGATGTTGGATCTGAAAGCAAGATGGCAGTTCCTAGTCAGCGCCCACAAAAGAATGTGTTTTCTCGCTTATCAGTGAAGCCACAACTACCTCCCCAAGAAGTTACGGGTCCTTCAATGAACCAATTGCTCTATTTACTTTCTCAGAGAACAAAACAGTGGAGCAACAAGAGTATAAGTCCTAGAGAAGATGTTTGTAAACAGCTGGTCCGTGAACAGGACATGGACATGCCCTGTCCTCTTCCAGAGCTAAACCTGCCAAGTGGACTAGAAGGAGAAGAAAGCGCAGATCCTCCCTTCTTGAACTTCAAGAGGCGCAGCAAAGCGGCTGGGCTGGATACAAACGTAGAAAAGGAGGTTACCGAcagaaagaagagaagaaagcttGTGCGCCCTTCTTTTGGAGTAAATAACACCACTGGTACTTCTGGAAATGATCTCCAAGGGAATGCCATAGTTGAAGTGCGCCCTTCACATGAAGAAAATAACACTACTGGTAATTCTGGAAGTGACCTCCAGGGGAATGCCATTACTGAAAGGAATCAAAGCCCTGCTTCCATAGTTGAAAGGAATCAAAGCTCTGCCTCCATGGTTGAAATGAATCATAGCCCTGCTGCCATAACTGAAAGGAATCAAAGCCCTGCTGCCATAGTTGAAAGGAATCAAAGCCTTGCTTCCATAGTTGAAAGGAATCAAAGCCCTGCTGCCATAATTGAAAGGAATCATAGCCCTGTCGAAACTGATGGTAACAAGTTCATCATTGACCTAAATGAACCGGCATCTGTAGAAAGTGATCTGGCAGAGGATGGTAGCATTGCACCGTGTCCTGTTGCTACCAACACACAGACAGAAAAATCCTGTGAAGTAGATGTCAAAAAGCAAAACTGCTCAAATTCGGCCGGGGTAATCACCAAACAAGATGTACAGTCTGACAGTGGTGCACCTACAGAGAAGATTACACTTGATCTGAACATTACAGATCTGAACACAATGGACGAGGTGAAACTGCAAGCGATCCTTGGTTCATCATTGTTGCAAGCACTTGACAAGCTCAGAAATAGCAAGTCCAACGACGACTCCAACAAGGCTAAATCAAGCGCCTCTGATAAAAATAATAACAGCCAGGTGAAAATGGAGATGAAATCCGAAACGAGCACCAGACATAGATGCAATTGATAGTGTTAGCAAGACTGCCCCTACTCCAGCTGCTGGATAAGAAGAATCCTCAACTATCCAGTTGTGGAGTGGAGTATACCAACAGTAGGATGTTACAGTAGTAGTAGTATCGTCCTTTCTAGTTTATATAATGCATATCTGCTTTGTCTTGAGTCAAACCCttctaactttgaccaagtttatataaaaagtAATATCAACATCTATCTTCTGTACTAGATTGATGTTGATTGTTTTTTCTATATACTTGGTCGAATTTAAGAGAGTTTGGCTTGAGACAAAGTAGATATGTCCTATAAACTGAAGAGTAGCAGGTAGTGGCATACGCATAGGTGAAAGAAAACCTATATTTTGCATGATATTTTGTGTTTTGGAGGAAGAAAGACAGGCAGTCAGTTTGCTGCTCTGTATGGCTGGCTGTCTGAGGCAGAACAGTTGTTACCTCTTATTACTAATGAAATATCCTTTCCGTGTTAGTGTTGATATTCCTGTGTTGTTTTGTACTCTGGTACTTGGGATCCTCATGGGTTTCCTGTTCATGCCCTGTTTTTCACATGAGGCAATGTAACTTGGAAAACTTGGTTACGCTGGTCGAGGCAAACATCTTATGGCCAGTTTTCTACTGTCATAATGTGGATCAATTTGAAAAGTGTCGTTGACAAATTCAATTGgaaaattggcatcaaatcaacTAATAGTGTCACAAAATGAATGAGAAAATGAACCCAAAATGTAACAGGTGAGGCTAAAATGTTTTTTTAAATGTTAAGGTTTCAATTCTGAGAACCTGTGCTACATGGATATGTGATGAGACCAATCTCCAGGATTAGGCATGTCAGCGTGGTATCGTGAGCTGAAGACGAGGGAAATGCCATCGTGGTAGATTGTAAGAGCAAccctagcagaccccgcatcccgtccCAATCcataaaataaccgccaaaatgcagGTCGGTGTGAAAAAACCAGCCCGATCAGACCCTGCATTCCGCCCCGCCCCGCAAAAAATTTAAGAAGGCGCGGCAAAATCCCAACCCCAACCCGGGAAAACAcgggtttccccctcgcggctgcggtgccctgcatataagcggaagcggttggtgaggggggggggggatatttCATCCCGCACTTTCTCCCACCAaccacctctcctctccctccgcgtgtcgccgccgcccgccgtccaaGATTCCGGCGACAACAATCGGCAGGAGCACGCCGGAAGGCCGCCACGCGCAGGAGGCCTCCCATCCCTTTCCCCCTGCGTCCGCGGGCCGCCGGATTTGCAGATCTGCGGCACTTCATCGCGGGCCGCCGGATTTGCCTTTTTCCGGCCGCCGGTTGCTTCCCCAGgcgatggagtggtcggggagcctCTCCTGCAACCCAGGCAAgggcgcatcgccgcatgcagCCATGGGTTCGTCCGCCTGCCGCCGCCGAAGGTTTGCGGGCATGGACTTGTCCGGCGTCCACCGGGCTCGGCGCTTGCGCAACATCTTTGTggcatgccgatgccgctcatagagTGCGACGACTGCCCGCGCCAAGTGCTGCGGCTCATTTTGGGCAtgccgaagcaccccggatgggtgttctacAAATGCGAAAATAacggggtacgtgcacttgcggtaCCTCGTTCCATAGCTCATTCTTTAGTTCAATTGCGGTAGCTCACTTCGAGCTTGCTCAATGTTTTGTGTAGgacgatggatgctcattttggttttgggaagaccaatacattgatttgttgatagaaagaaacttaatagatgttgGTGCACTCC encodes the following:
- the LOC123104850 gene encoding uncharacterized protein encodes the protein MRFQGPRCSFREDAADMAGAIFMSNSETRDHCFNTGVFGLPPEYGPFVANVKQGMPLFLFDYTFRKLYGVFEAASDGSMDISRTTFRSTGRTYPAQVCFNIVWKCRPLTEDEFFPAIEENYYISKKFYFDLSYQQVVQLYGLFDKKRVEHPICNYSTSANLEKEHSSRRRPDKRSLSPNSPPFSADRSHTLIPSSTPKISTVETNCSASTSMHLIAPPTFETQPNVSMPLVTKAFGAQTAPIYGNQIKLPYHSQQHLPDVSAIDGTSTQVSAPCSQAAKYHQDQFVANQSYPSSDDYPHNSLSSGCMTQGPTDGVRLSVKQSYGGSSLSCSRYLTQVPTGDERSYLTSTPYFPSYHDSSLESPQHNAHWKDDYDINCDQCREMYASERLHLNRRKSVTPPESTQLGIPAYPEAPKVSAIIQHKESFTGYIPIHDRPEDLEKEQQRRDFNRDGSASSGSGHETLAYISDRPYTDHDVGSESKMAVPSQRPQKNVFSRLSVKPQLPPQEVTGPSMNQLLYLLSQRTKQWSNKSISPREDVCKQLVREQDMDMPCPLPELNLPSGLEGEESADPPFLNFKRRSKAAGLDTNVEKEVTDRKKRRKLVRPSFGVNNTTGTSGNDLQGNAIVEVRPSHEENNTTGNSGSDLQGNAITERNQSPASIVERNQSSASMVEMNHSPAAITERNQSPAAIVERNQSLASIVERNQSPAAIIERNHSPVETDGNKFIIDLNEPASVESDLAEDGSIAPCPVATNTQTEKSCEVDVKKQNCSNSAGVITKQDVQSDSGAPTEKITLDLNITDLNTMDEVKLQAILGSSLLQALDKLRNSKSNDDSNKAKSSASDKNNNSQVKMEMKSETSTRHRCN